In Bradyrhizobium sp. 200, the sequence TATGAGTCCTTGCTGCTGTCGGTGGCGCAATGGACGATCCGGTTCGGGTCGGATCGGATTCTTGCCAAGAAGAGCGAGCCTGCCGCGGCGCCGACGCCGGGCAAGAAGGTGAGCCAGCCTGCTTGACGCCGGTTTTGCCGACGCGCGAAATCGGCTGGCCTCTTGACTCCGCCCTGACTGGATTTGAAAATTGCGCAGAGCGTTATGAGTAACCGGATCATGTCCGGTTACGGAAGCGCCTGGTTGGTCCGGTGGCGAGTCTTCTTGTTCGATACATAGACTCAACGCGGAGGTCGTCATGAAGCGCTATCTGATCTTCGGAGCTGTCGGCCCTCCCGTCGGCGGATTCCTGATGCTGTTCGCGACCTCCATGGCCTCGGGTTACTGGACCGACACCAGTTGGTCGGAGATCAGCAAGTTCCTTGGTGCGTTCGTTACGACACTGCCATACAGCTACCTGTTCGGCATCGTGCCGATGCTGATGCTCGGCGCGATCGACGACATTCTCTATCACGTCAGGCGTGTTTCTCCCGTGGTGCGAACGCTGATCGTGGCCGCCATCGGCTTCGCGACATCCTCATTGCTCTATGGTTCGCGCGGACCGGACACCGGCGTGATGCAGTTTTTGCTCTACGGCCTCGTCGGCATGGTGCCCGCGACGCTGTCGTCCTGGCTGGGGTACCGATACGCGGACGCGCCGCAGCAGCCGGTGCATTCGACGTAAGTGCAGCCTGCGCTGCTCGTCTGCGCGCGTCTGATCGGAACCAGGCGCAATCGCGGCTGTGCATGTCAGGGTTTACCTGACCTCAGCCGCCAACATGGCGCTTGGCAGACTAATGTCAGGCTGGTCCGATCGGGCAATGCAACGTAAGGGGGCCCGCAGCGTTGTCAGTCTTCGCCGGCGAGAGAACATGCGCGCGTCCAAGATCGCGGAGTTGAGTAACAGGCTTTCTTCCGGTTCGGGCCGAAGCAAGGAAGCCGTCTGGCTTTTCACCGCGCTGGTTCTGACGGCCGCCATTCCAGTCCTGCTGCTCGGGGGATGGATGGCTTATATCACCGCCGATCAGGAACGAAGCTACGCCCGCAAAGCCGCCACGGAAGCGCTGACGCAAGTGGCGCATCGGATCGAGGGCGAGATTTCCCATGAAATACAGGTCGCGGAGACGCTTGCCAGCTCGGCCGCGCTCGACGACGGGAACCTGAGCGATTTCTATCGCGAGGCGAAACGAATAGTAGCCGCGCGTCCATTGTGGGAGACCGCCTTCCTGACCAAACCGGACCGGGAGCAGGTCCTCAACGTATTGCGGCCGCTCGGGACGCCGCTCGGACCGGTGACCGACACCGAAAGCTTCAGCGCGGTGCTGCGCACACGAAAGCCGGTGCTTGGCGGGCTGGGGCCGTACCAGGCCTCCATCGGCAAGCGGCTGGTTGCACTGCGTGTGCCGGTTGTTCGCGAGGGTGAGCTTCGCTACGTCCTGACCGTCGGGCTGTTGCCCGATCAGATCGGTATCATTCTTGGTCAGGCCGGGCTGCCCGCCGGATG encodes:
- a CDS encoding DUF5413 family protein, whose protein sequence is MKRYLIFGAVGPPVGGFLMLFATSMASGYWTDTSWSEISKFLGAFVTTLPYSYLFGIVPMLMLGAIDDILYHVRRVSPVVRTLIVAAIGFATSSLLYGSRGPDTGVMQFLLYGLVGMVPATLSSWLGYRYADAPQQPVHST